Within Elizabethkingia sp. JS20170427COW, the genomic segment GTCGTTAATCAATTAGGTATATTTGCCCCTACAAAAGCTTATATTAAAAACCGAAAAATACTTATCCCGAGGCTCAAAAATGATACTATAACCAGAATAGTGTATGCTTGGGAAGGGTATCCTGATGCTAACCTTACGAATAGCAGTGGTTTGCCTACAGGTACTTTTTCGGTAAATATAACCCCTAACAACCCTTAGATTATAATTTATATATGATGAATTTAGACATCCAATATTTACAACAAAAAAGAGATTTTTATAAAACTCAGTTATTAGAAAATACTATTCCCTTTTGGTTCCCTAGGAGTATAGACCAAGAGCACGGAGGTTACCTTCTTATGAGAGATCAGGATGGGAGCCTTATTGATACAGACAAGGCTGTGTGGATACAAGGCCGCTTTGCTTGGTTATTAGCAACGCTTTATAACACAGTTGAACCTAAACAAGAATGGCTAGATGGAGCAAAAACAGGAGTGGATTTCCTACTCAACAAATGCTTTGCTCTCGATGGACAAATGTATTTCCATGTAGCTCAGGATGGGCAACCTATCCGAAAGCGAAGATATTTCTTTTCTGAAACCTTCGCTGCTATTGCTCTTTCTGCTTATGCTAAAGCAACGGGAGATCCTTTTTATGAAGAAAAAGCAAAAGAAATTTTCAATACTTGCTTACAGTACGCAAGTGGTGAGAAACAAATTCCTGCAAAATTCGAAAATACTCGTCCTACTAAAGGTATTGGTATTCCTATGATTATGACCAATACTGCACAACAGATTAGAGAAACCATCCATGATAGTAGATGTGATGAATGGATTGAAAAATGGATTACAGAAATTGAGCAAGATTTTGTAAAAGACGATATCCGATGTGTAATGGAACAAGTAAGCCCTGAAGGAGAAATTATTGACCACATTGATGGGCGTACACTAAACCCTGGTCACGCTATAGAGGGAGCTTGGTTTATCCTTCACGAGGCACGTTATCGAAATAATGACCCTCACCTAATAAAGCTTGGCTGTAAAATCTTAGATTATATGTGGGAAAGAGGTTGGGACAAAGAACACGGAGGAATTCTCTATTATAGAGATGTTTACAACAAACCTGTACAGGAATATTGGCAGGACATGAAATTCTGGTGGCCTCAAAACGAAACAATTATCGCTACCCTACTCGCTTATCTGATGACTGGAAATGAGAAATATAAAACCATGCATCAAAAAATTCATGATTATGCATACTCCCACTTCCTCGATAAAGAACATGGAGAGTGGTTTGGCTACCTTCATCGTGATGGTAGTGTTGCTCAAGGGGCAAAGGGAAATCTCTTCAAAGGACCTTTCCACCTTCCTCGACAAGAATGGTACTGTATGCAAATCATCAATGAATATTTGACATTACAATCTTAAAATTATGAAAAAAATAATAACACTTATCTTAGCTTTGGGCATTCAGTATATGGATGCCCAAATCCAACTTCCTCAATATCCTTCTGATAAATTTTCTACTTATTATTGGCAAAGAGCTACTCTATTTAATTCTTTAACAATTACGCCTCGTGATTTTGTTTTTTTAGGAGATAGTATTACTGATGGAAATGAATGGTCTGAACTTTTTAAACTTAAACATGTTAAGAATAGAGGAATTAGTGGTGATACTACCGAAGGTGTTTTAAATCGATTAGGAGATATCACTCAAGGGAAACCTTCCAAAATTTTCCTATTGATAGGGATCAATGATTTGTCTCGAGGAATTTCAACCTCTCAAGTATTACAGAATATTACTACAATTGCCGATTATATCCATCAAGAAAGTCCCAAAACCAAATTGTACATCCAAAGTATCCTTCCTGTCAATGATATTTTTTCTAAATTTTCCGGTGCTACTAGCAAAGGGCAGGAAATTATCAATATCAATCAACAATTAAAGAATTTGGCTTCACAGCATCATTATCAATACATAGACCTCTATTCTTCTTTTAAAAATAAAGAAGGGAAACTGAAAGAAGAATTTACCAACGATGGCTTACATCTCAATGGGGAGGCATATGTTGCTTGGGGAGAGCTTATAAAGCAATATCTACACTCAAAATAATTCATCTTTATAATGCATTAATAAAATACTTTATAAAAAGAGTTTTTAGATTAACCCCAGTTCGGGATAAAGAGTTAAAATAAATTTGCAAGAAAAAGTAATAATTCGTATATCTAAATTATTGACAATCAAATATTTAAACGAATTATTACTTATGAATTTGAAAGACCAAATTACAAATATTTTTAAACAAGTTGATTATTTTTGTAAAGAATTTGATTCTCATATCACACAAATGAAGATTGAAGCACTTGGAAGTGGTAAAAAAAGAAGAAGGAGAAGTTCTTTAATGTTCGATTCGGAAATCATTACCATTATGATTGGTTTTCATTTAGGAGTCCACAAAACCTTTAAACACTACTACAAAGAAATTGTTTGTGGATATTGGAAAGATCTTTTCCCTAAAACTCTTTCCTACAACAGATTTATAGAGCTTCAACAAAGAAGTTTTGTGGTTTTTGCCTTGTTCTTGAAAGAAAGAGGTTTAGGTAAATGCACAGGAATTAGTTTTATGGATAATACTACTTTGAAAGTTTGTCGAAACCAAAGAATACACAATCATAAGGTTTTCAAAGGTTTGGCAGAGCGGGGCAAATCTTCTATGGGTTGGTTTTATGGTTTTAAACTGCATTTGGTTTGTAATCAAAAAGGAGAACTTTTATCATTTTACCTTACCAAAGGAAATGTAGATGATAGAAATCCCAAACACATAAAGAAAATGACCGAGCAACTTTTTGGAAAACTGTTTGCAGACAAAGGTTACCTTTCAAAAGCTTTATGGGAAATGCTTTTTGCCGATGATATTCAGCTATTTACAAAACTTCGCAAGAACATGAAAAATCATATTATGACGATGGAGGATAAAATTTTACTACGTAAAAGAGCGATTATTGAAACCATAAATGATGAACTAAAAAATCATTGCCAGGTTGAACATACTCGCCACAGAAGCATAAACAACTTTATGATGAATATTTTGGCTGGTCTCACTGCGTATTGTTTCTTTCCCAAAAAACCATCACTCAACTTGAAAAAAATGAATGATGGTCAATTGTTTTTAAACTTTGCTTAACCCGAACTCAGGTTAAACATACCTAATTTTTAATTTTATTCATTTTAAAAATAACTTCTAGAGAATACCATTCCTTTTTGGTTTCCTAAAAGTATCGATACTGAAAACGGAGGATACCTCCTTATGAGAGATCAGGATGGAAGCCTTATTGATACAGACAAGGCTGTGTGGATACAAGGCCGCTTTGCTTGGTTATTAGCAACGCTTTATAACACAGTTGAACCTAAACAAGAATGGCTAGATGGAGCAAAAACAGGAGTGGATTTCCTACTCAACAAATGCTTTGCTCTCGATGGACAAATGTATTTCCATGTAGCTCAGGATGGGCAACCTATCCGAAAGCGAAGATATTTCTTTTCTGAAACCTTCGCTGCTATTGCTCTTTCTGCTTATGCTAAAGCAACGGGAGATCCTTTTTATGAAGAAAAAGCAAAAAAAATTTTCAGTACTTGCTTACAGTACGCAAGTGGTGAGAAACAAATTCCTGCAAAATTCGAAAATACTCGTCCTACTAAAGGTATTGGTATTCCTATGATTATGACCAATACTGCTCAGCAAATAAGAGAAACTATCCAAGATGAGCGTTGTGATGAATGGATTGAGAAGTGGATCTCAGAAATCGAAAAAGATTTTGTAAAAGATGATATCCGTTGTGTCATGGAGCAAGTAAGCCCTGAAGGAGAAATTATTGACCATATTGATGGTAGAACTCTTAATCCTGGTCATGCCATAGAAGGAGCTTGGTTTATTCTTCATGAAGCAAAATATAGAAATAATGATCCTCATTTAATTGGGTTGTAAAATCTTAGATTATATGTGGGAAAGAGGCTGGGATGAAGAGCATGGAGGCATCCTATATTACAGAGACGTTTATGGAAAACCTGTACAAGAGTATTGGCAGGATATGAAGTTCTGGTGGCCTCAAAACGAAACAATTATCGCTACCCTACTTGCTTATCTGATGACTGGAAATGAGAAATATAAAATAATGCATCAAAAAATTCATCAATATGCTTACTCTCATTTTTTAGACCAAGAGCATGGCGAATGGTTTGGTTATCTCCATCGTGATGGAAGTGTGGCACAAGGTGCTAAAGGAAATCTCTTTAAAAGCCCCTTCCACCTCCCTCGCCAGGAGTGGTATTGTATGCAAATCATCAATGAATATTTATCTTAAGAATAACTTCATTTTAAAATTTTAATAAAACAAAAGCTAGGAAATGGTTCTCCTAGCTTTTACTATTTTTAAGGTTTAGTAATATTTCAAACTCATCTGAGGAGTAATCTTTAATAAAGATTCATAAATCAAACGAATAACATTCGCCACATCTTCTTTATGAACCATCTCTACAGTAGTATGCATATAGCGAAGTGGTAATGAAATCAGAGCTGAAGGAACACCTCCGTTAGAATGTGCAAAAGCATCCGTATCGGTACCTGTAGCTCTACTTGCTGCAGCTCTTTGAAAAGGAATTTCTTTTTCTTTCGCAGTTTCCAAAATAAGTTCTCTTACATGATGGTGGATACTTGGAGCATAAAAAACCACTGGTCCATCACCACATTTTTGGTCGCCCTCCACTTTCTTCTCAATCATCGGTGTAGTAGTATCATGGGTAACATCGGTAACAATCGCTATATTAGGTTGTATGGTATCTGCTATCATCTGAGCTCCATACAAGCCAACTTCTTCTTGTACCGAATTGGTTACATACAACCCAAAAGGCAATGTTTTTCCATTTTCTTTTAACAAACGAGCTACTTCAGCAATCATAAAGCCTCCTATTCTATTATCTAAAGCTCTACAAACGAAGTAACGGTCATTCAATTCAAAAAATTGATCAGGATAAGTAATCATACATCCCACGTGGATTCCTAAATCCTCCACTTCTTGCTTAGAAGTCGCCCCACAATCGATAAAGATATTCTCAATTTTAGGAGTTGGCTCATTCTGATTTTTACGAGTATGGATTGCTGGCCAGCCAAAAACGCCCTTCACTACTCCTTTATCCCCGTGGATGTTAACCACTTTAGACGGAGCTATTGCTTGGTCGGATCCTCCATTTCGGATAACATAGATAAGGCCATCATCGGTAATATAGTTTACGTACCAAGAAATTTCATCTGCGTGAGCCTCTATTACCACTTTAAAATCTGCTTCAGGATTAATCACTCCATAAGCTGTACCATAGTGATCTACACGAATTTCATCTACATGAGGGCGGATATAATCTGTCCATAACTTTTGACCATTATGCTCAAAACCTGTAGGTGATGCTACATTCAAATATTGTTCTAAAAATTCTAATGACTTTTGTTTAAATTCCATATGATAAAGGTATGATTTTTGTATTTACTGCGTGATTTGTAAAATTATGAAAAATTATAGAATATACGGTATCGTTTGTTTGTTGTTTTTTTCCGTAAGTTATGCTCAAAAAAACGACTCGATGGTGATTGGAGATTTTGGAGTCATTCCACAATCTAAACTACAGACCGATAAAGATGGACGCCAATACTATTGGGATGACAAATTACAAGCAAAAGTTTTTACAGAATCTAACGGTGATAAACTCATCGAAATGGAAGAGATGACTCTCATCCATAAGCCTCACTTCAACAACCAATTGGATAAACAATTCTATAACTTCCTTAATAAAAAACTGAACAGAGTTTACCCTTTATTTATTAAAGCTCTTGAGCAATATAGAAACCTAAACCAAGAGCTAGCAGCCATGCCTGAAAATGAGAGAAGGCGTTTTGCAAAAGCAAGGCAGAATGAATTGGCAGCTCAATATGAAGCTCAATTAAGAGACCTTACAACCACTGAGGGACAAGTATTTGCTAAACTTATGTATAGAGCTGAAGGTAAAACAGTGTATGAAATTATTAAAGAACTAAGAGGCGGATGGAGTGCCTTTTGGTGGAACATAAAAGGAAAAGTTGCCGATATTGATTTGAAAAAAGAATACAATCCTTATTATAACAGAGATGATGAATTTATAGAATCCCTACTACAATCCAACTGGAATTTCGGATTGCTAACTCCTTATCCTGGTTATAAAAATTTTAAAATCAAAAAAGGATTTTTTGATTAAGATTTTCCATTTCTAAAATTTTCAATAAGGCCTTTCTTTATTTTGAAGAAAGGCTTTGTTTTTTATCTTTGCAAAAAATAAATCCTTATGATTAAACTAGCAAGCAAACTTATGATTTGCCTTATGGCTCTAAGCTTTACCCAAGCTTTTGCATGGGGGCTTACGGGACACCGAGTAATTGCTCAGATTGCCGAAAACCACCTTAGCAACAAAGCTAAAAGAGAAATTAAAAAAATCTTTGGAAAGGAAGAGCTTGCCTATTGGGCGAACTGGCCAGACTTCATAAAATCCGATACAACGGGAGTATGGAAGCCTACCAATGTTTGGCATTATGTAAACATAGATCCTCAGCCAGATTTTGAAAGTTTCAAGAAAAATCTTGAGGCTCAGGCAGGACCTTCCATGTACACCCAAATCAAAGTACTTTCCACCCAAATTAAAAATAAGCAAACCAATGCTAAGGATCGTAAAATTGCAATGATTTTCCTAGTACACATCATGGGAGACATGGCACAACCTATGCACACTGGTAGATCTGGAGACCTTGGCGGAAATAAAATTAAAGTTACTTATTTCGGGAAAAACATCAATCTTCACAGCCTTTGGGATAGCCATATGATA encodes:
- a CDS encoding AGE family epimerase/isomerase translates to MMNLDIQYLQQKRDFYKTQLLENTIPFWFPRSIDQEHGGYLLMRDQDGSLIDTDKAVWIQGRFAWLLATLYNTVEPKQEWLDGAKTGVDFLLNKCFALDGQMYFHVAQDGQPIRKRRYFFSETFAAIALSAYAKATGDPFYEEKAKEIFNTCLQYASGEKQIPAKFENTRPTKGIGIPMIMTNTAQQIRETIHDSRCDEWIEKWITEIEQDFVKDDIRCVMEQVSPEGEIIDHIDGRTLNPGHAIEGAWFILHEARYRNNDPHLIKLGCKILDYMWERGWDKEHGGILYYRDVYNKPVQEYWQDMKFWWPQNETIIATLLAYLMTGNEKYKTMHQKIHDYAYSHFLDKEHGEWFGYLHRDGSVAQGAKGNLFKGPFHLPRQEWYCMQIINEYLTLQS
- a CDS encoding GDSL-type esterase/lipase family protein, yielding MKKIITLILALGIQYMDAQIQLPQYPSDKFSTYYWQRATLFNSLTITPRDFVFLGDSITDGNEWSELFKLKHVKNRGISGDTTEGVLNRLGDITQGKPSKIFLLIGINDLSRGISTSQVLQNITTIADYIHQESPKTKLYIQSILPVNDIFSKFSGATSKGQEIININQQLKNLASQHHYQYIDLYSSFKNKEGKLKEEFTNDGLHLNGEAYVAWGELIKQYLHSK
- a CDS encoding IS982 family transposase, producing MKDQITNIFKQVDYFCKEFDSHITQMKIEALGSGKKRRRRSSLMFDSEIITIMIGFHLGVHKTFKHYYKEIVCGYWKDLFPKTLSYNRFIELQQRSFVVFALFLKERGLGKCTGISFMDNTTLKVCRNQRIHNHKVFKGLAERGKSSMGWFYGFKLHLVCNQKGELLSFYLTKGNVDDRNPKHIKKMTEQLFGKLFADKGYLSKALWEMLFADDIQLFTKLRKNMKNHIMTMEDKILLRKRAIIETINDELKNHCQVEHTRHRSINNFMMNILAGLTAYCFFPKKPSLNLKKMNDGQLFLNFA
- a CDS encoding AGE family epimerase/isomerase, giving the protein MRDQDGSLIDTDKAVWIQGRFAWLLATLYNTVEPKQEWLDGAKTGVDFLLNKCFALDGQMYFHVAQDGQPIRKRRYFFSETFAAIALSAYAKATGDPFYEEKAKKIFSTCLQYASGEKQIPAKFENTRPTKGIGIPMIMTNTAQQIRETIQDERCDEWIEKWISEIEKDFVKDDIRCVMEQVSPEGEIIDHIDGRTLNPGHAIEGAWFILHEAKYRNNDPHLIGL
- a CDS encoding AGE family epimerase/isomerase; this translates as MWERGWDEEHGGILYYRDVYGKPVQEYWQDMKFWWPQNETIIATLLAYLMTGNEKYKIMHQKIHQYAYSHFLDQEHGEWFGYLHRDGSVAQGAKGNLFKSPFHLPRQEWYCMQIINEYLS
- a CDS encoding M42 family metallopeptidase; amino-acid sequence: MEFKQKSLEFLEQYLNVASPTGFEHNGQKLWTDYIRPHVDEIRVDHYGTAYGVINPEADFKVVIEAHADEISWYVNYITDDGLIYVIRNGGSDQAIAPSKVVNIHGDKGVVKGVFGWPAIHTRKNQNEPTPKIENIFIDCGATSKQEVEDLGIHVGCMITYPDQFFELNDRYFVCRALDNRIGGFMIAEVARLLKENGKTLPFGLYVTNSVQEEVGLYGAQMIADTIQPNIAIVTDVTHDTTTPMIEKKVEGDQKCGDGPVVFYAPSIHHHVRELILETAKEKEIPFQRAAASRATGTDTDAFAHSNGGVPSALISLPLRYMHTTVEMVHKEDVANVIRLIYESLLKITPQMSLKYY
- a CDS encoding DUF4294 domain-containing protein, with product MKNYRIYGIVCLLFFSVSYAQKNDSMVIGDFGVIPQSKLQTDKDGRQYYWDDKLQAKVFTESNGDKLIEMEEMTLIHKPHFNNQLDKQFYNFLNKKLNRVYPLFIKALEQYRNLNQELAAMPENERRRFAKARQNELAAQYEAQLRDLTTTEGQVFAKLMYRAEGKTVYEIIKELRGGWSAFWWNIKGKVADIDLKKEYNPYYNRDDEFIESLLQSNWNFGLLTPYPGYKNFKIKKGFFD
- a CDS encoding S1/P1 nuclease; amino-acid sequence: MIKLASKLMICLMALSFTQAFAWGLTGHRVIAQIAENHLSNKAKREIKKIFGKEELAYWANWPDFIKSDTTGVWKPTNVWHYVNIDPQPDFESFKKNLEAQAGPSMYTQIKVLSTQIKNKQTNAKDRKIAMIFLVHIMGDMAQPMHTGRSGDLGGNKIKVTYFGKNINLHSLWDSHMIESLGYSYTELAHLLDIKTKDEVKKIQEGTVLDWVYESHQLANNIYANTPDGSKVSYDYGYKYDRILEDQLLKGGLRLAKVINDLF